One Oncorhynchus gorbuscha isolate QuinsamMale2020 ecotype Even-year unplaced genomic scaffold, OgorEven_v1.0 Un_scaffold_602, whole genome shotgun sequence genomic region harbors:
- the LOC124019046 gene encoding uncharacterized protein LOC124019046: MLTRACLRKMKPNSPYLDNFLNTGEHPEDQRTYVMFHGTSVEAAELIKKTGFILSRADISMLGAGVYVTRDIQKACKYPPGVSNSKRRVLKVRVDVGKVKIIDQQDHPMQKTWHTEHGYDTAWVPPGVDMVESNRQENCVYDPKRIKVMEVMKVNKNTISRYRHLQSGVSPEDSHVYVMYHGTSKQIAVKIQRNGFEPSKDGMLGAGVYLSRDIRKAIKYPIGADDSDKMVLKVKVDVGKVKIINKQDHDMQYNWHTKHGYDTAWVPPGVGMVNSDQEEDCVFDPKRIRVLTMLKVSTMKMLNPSL; encoded by the exons ATGTTGACTAGGGCTTGCCTGAGGAAAATGAAACCAAACTCTCCATACTTAGACAACTTTCTCAACACTGGTGAACATCCTGAGGATCAAAGAACATATGTGATGTTCCATGGCACCTCAGTAGAGGCTGCAGAGCTGATTAAGAAGACTGGCTTCATACTATCAAGAGCAGATATCAGCATGCTTGGTGCTGGTGTTTATGTTACACGGGACATTCAAAAAGCCTGTAAATACCCTCCTGGTGTTTCCAACTCTAAGAGAAGAGTACTAAAAGTCAGAGTGGATGTAGGGAAGGTTAAGATCATAGACCAGCAGGATCACCCCATGCAGAAGACCTGGCATACCGAGCATGGATATGACACGGCCTGGGTTCCACCAGGTGTCGATATGGTAGAAAGCAACAGACAGGAGAACTGTGTCTACGACCCAAAGAGAATCAAAGTCATGGAGGTCATGAAAGTAAACAAAAATACCAT ATCTAGATACCGTCATCTTCAGAGTGGAGTCTCCCCTGAGGACAGCCACGTCTATGTGATGTATCATGGAACATCAAAACAGATTGCTGTGAAAATACAGAGAAATGGATTCGAACCTTCCAAAGATGGGATGCTTGGTGCCGGTGTTTACCTCAGTCGAGACATCCGAAAAGCCATTAAATACCCCATTGGTGCCGATGACTCAGACAAGATGGTTCTGAAAGTAAAGGTGGATGTTGGCAAGGTTAAGATCATTAACAAACAGGATCACGACATGCAATACAACTGGCACACTAAGCATGGGTATGACACTGCCTGGGTTCCACCTGGTGTTGGCATGGTGAATAGCGACCAAGAGGAGGACTGTGTTTTCGACCCAAAGAGAATCAGAGTGCTGACAATGCTGAAAGTGTCCACCATGAAAAT GTTAAACCCGTCACTGTAG